One region of Halomonas huangheensis genomic DNA includes:
- a CDS encoding amino acid ABC transporter ATP-binding protein codes for MNDIKLDTSAQQASGEPIVQMRSLNKHFGSLHVLQNIDLEVAQGEVVVVIGASGSGKSTMIRCINGLEEFQSGELRVDGHDLAPHGKASRALQTIRTEVGMVFQQFNLFPHLSVRDNVTLAPMKVRGLARTDAVTIAERLLDRVGIRDQADKYPSQLSGGQQQRVALARALAMEPRLMLFDEPTSALDPEMIGEVLDAMRELAKDGMTMIIVTHEMGFAREVADRVIYIHQGEIVEQGVPEDVFDNPRNERTQNFLARVLKH; via the coding sequence ATGAACGACATCAAACTCGACACGAGCGCACAACAGGCGAGTGGCGAACCTATCGTACAAATGCGCAGCCTGAACAAGCACTTCGGCAGCCTGCATGTGCTCCAGAATATCGACCTCGAAGTCGCCCAGGGCGAAGTGGTGGTAGTGATCGGAGCCAGCGGTTCCGGCAAGTCAACCATGATTCGCTGCATCAACGGACTGGAGGAGTTCCAGAGCGGGGAGTTGCGTGTAGACGGCCACGACCTGGCGCCCCACGGGAAAGCATCCCGCGCCCTCCAGACCATTCGTACCGAGGTTGGCATGGTCTTCCAGCAATTCAACCTCTTCCCGCATCTCAGCGTGCGTGACAACGTCACCCTTGCGCCGATGAAAGTACGTGGTCTCGCCAGAACAGATGCTGTCACCATCGCCGAACGCCTGCTGGATCGTGTCGGCATCCGTGATCAAGCCGACAAGTACCCTTCTCAGCTGTCTGGTGGTCAGCAGCAGCGCGTTGCACTGGCACGGGCATTGGCCATGGAACCACGGCTGATGCTGTTCGATGAGCCTACTTCAGCACTGGATCCCGAGATGATTGGTGAAGTGTTGGATGCCATGCGAGAGCTGGCAAAAGATGGCATGACCATGATCATCGTTACCCATGAGATGGGCTTTGCTCGGGAAGTGGCTGACCGGGTTATCTATATTCACCAGGGGGAGATCGTTGAACAGGGCGTGCCTGAAGACGTGTTCGACAACCCTCGCAACGAACGTACACAGAACTTTCTGGCACGGGTTCTCAAGCACTGA
- a CDS encoding amino acid ABC transporter permease, protein MDVDFTFDWSAALASIPHLLTGVPWTLLISFGGLAIGLIIGIIFGLLRIAPQAWLRIPAIAYIEIFRGTPVLVQVLFIFYGLPQLIGGPIDALTAGIAAIAVNSGAYISEIVRGAVQSVARGQREAGLSLGLSRQQTFRHVIWPQAFRRMIPPLGNQGIISIKDTSLFAVIGVGELVRQGQIYIATTFTALEVYLMVALLYLAITLSLSFALRMLERKGLVGE, encoded by the coding sequence GTGGACGTTGATTTCACTTTCGACTGGTCGGCAGCGCTGGCTTCCATCCCACACTTGCTGACCGGTGTCCCCTGGACCTTGCTGATCTCTTTCGGTGGTCTCGCCATTGGCCTGATCATCGGCATCATCTTCGGTCTACTGCGAATCGCTCCTCAAGCATGGCTACGTATTCCGGCCATCGCCTATATCGAGATCTTTCGCGGCACTCCGGTGCTGGTCCAGGTACTGTTCATCTTCTATGGCCTGCCACAGCTGATCGGTGGCCCCATCGATGCGCTAACGGCAGGTATCGCGGCTATCGCCGTCAACTCGGGCGCCTATATCTCGGAGATCGTGCGTGGTGCGGTGCAATCCGTTGCCCGCGGCCAGCGCGAGGCAGGACTGTCGCTGGGCCTGTCCCGGCAACAGACCTTCCGCCATGTCATCTGGCCCCAGGCATTCCGTCGCATGATTCCGCCGCTCGGCAATCAGGGCATCATCAGCATCAAGGACACTTCGCTGTTCGCCGTCATCGGTGTGGGTGAGTTGGTGCGCCAGGGGCAAATCTACATCGCCACCACCTTCACCGCGCTCGAGGTATACCTGATGGTGGCCCTGCTCTATCTGGCCATTACCCTTTCACTGTCCTTCGCCCTGCGCATGCTCGAACGCAAGGGTCTGGTGGGTGAATAG
- a CDS encoding transporter substrate-binding domain-containing protein — protein MKTIFSSAALITAMALAGASQAQAETLTVATDPSFVPFEMLDQESGEMVGFDMDIIKELSERAGFEYDLRTMDFNGIIPAVQTGNVDIAVAGITITEERSQIVDFSDPYYDSGLKVLVRADQQDVEGVEDLAGMRIGTKIGSTSYDFLQENLGDQAEITPYPGTSDMYMALLGGSIDAAFYDAPNVGYFSQTRGEGRVKVVGPLYEGQQYGLAFVKGSEWVEPVNEALASMKEDGTYDEIHEKWFGSASEE, from the coding sequence ATGAAAACAATCTTTAGCTCTGCCGCGCTGATCACAGCCATGGCCCTGGCGGGAGCCAGTCAGGCGCAGGCGGAAACCCTGACCGTCGCCACCGACCCGAGTTTCGTGCCCTTCGAAATGCTCGACCAGGAATCCGGCGAGATGGTCGGCTTCGACATGGACATCATCAAGGAGCTGTCCGAGCGTGCCGGTTTCGAGTACGACCTGCGCACCATGGACTTCAATGGCATCATTCCCGCGGTGCAGACCGGTAACGTCGATATTGCCGTTGCTGGTATCACGATCACCGAAGAACGTTCGCAGATCGTCGACTTTTCGGACCCCTACTACGACAGCGGCCTGAAGGTACTGGTTCGCGCCGACCAGCAAGATGTAGAAGGTGTGGAGGATCTGGCCGGTATGCGTATCGGCACCAAGATCGGCTCCACCAGTTATGACTTCCTGCAGGAGAATCTCGGCGACCAGGCCGAGATCACGCCGTATCCGGGAACCAGCGATATGTACATGGCACTGCTCGGTGGCAGCATTGACGCCGCCTTCTACGATGCCCCCAACGTCGGCTACTTCTCCCAGACTCGCGGCGAAGGTCGGGTGAAAGTCGTCGGTCCTCTCTACGAAGGTCAGCAATACGGCCTTGCCTTCGTCAAGGGCAGTGAGTGGGTCGAGCCGGTCAATGAGGCACTGGCATCGATGAAGGAAGACGGCACCTACGACGAAATCCACGAGAAGTGGTTCGGCTCAGCCAGCGAGGAGTGA
- the erpA gene encoding iron-sulfur cluster insertion protein ErpA, which translates to MSGAESFVPTPLLLSDNAQRRLRTLKAEEHAERIALRVYVTGGGCSGFQYGFDVADGINEDDTEIPFGDVSLIVDPLSWQYLVGSTIDYEEGLAGARFLVQNPNATTTCGCGASFMV; encoded by the coding sequence ATGAGCGGTGCCGAATCCTTTGTACCCACTCCACTACTGCTGTCCGACAATGCCCAACGCCGCCTGCGTACGCTGAAGGCCGAGGAGCATGCAGAACGTATTGCCCTGCGGGTCTATGTCACCGGTGGCGGGTGTTCGGGGTTCCAGTATGGCTTCGATGTCGCTGACGGCATCAACGAGGACGATACGGAAATCCCCTTCGGTGATGTTTCGCTGATTGTCGACCCACTGTCCTGGCAATATCTGGTGGGCTCGACCATCGATTATGAGGAAGGCCTGGCCGGGGCGCGGTTCCTGGTGCAGAACCCCAATGCCACCACGACCTGTGGATGCGGCGCATCATTCATGGTGTGA
- the argC gene encoding N-acetyl-gamma-glutamyl-phosphate reductase: MIKVGIVGGTGYTGVELLRLLASHPHVEVEAITSRSEAGLAVSELYPNLRGHYDELRFSEPDPARLARCDAVFFATPHGVAHALAGELLERGTRVIDLSADFRIRDAGIWADWYGQPHGAPELLDEAIYGLPEVHREKIRQSRLIAVPGCYPTAVQLGFLPLLEAGLIDPDRLIADCKSGVTGAGRGAKVPSLLAEASESMKAYGASGHRHLPEIRQGLADAAGGEVGLTFVPHLTPMIRGIHATLYGQLKADAGDLQQLFEERYRDEPFVDVMPVGSHPETRSVKGANLCRIAVHRPANGDTVVVLAVIDNLVKGASGQAIHNLNLMFGFNETDGLAAPAIMP, translated from the coding sequence GTGATCAAGGTTGGAATCGTTGGCGGCACGGGTTACACCGGCGTCGAACTGCTCAGGCTGCTCGCCAGTCATCCACATGTTGAGGTGGAAGCCATTACCTCGCGAAGTGAGGCCGGCCTGGCTGTCAGCGAGCTGTATCCCAACCTGCGTGGCCACTATGACGAGTTGCGCTTCTCCGAACCTGACCCGGCGCGGCTCGCCAGGTGCGATGCGGTGTTCTTCGCCACACCTCACGGCGTAGCCCATGCTCTGGCGGGCGAGCTGCTGGAGCGCGGGACTCGGGTCATTGATCTGTCAGCGGACTTCCGGATACGCGATGCCGGTATCTGGGCCGACTGGTATGGCCAGCCTCACGGCGCCCCCGAATTGCTCGATGAAGCCATCTACGGCTTGCCGGAAGTACATCGAGAGAAGATTCGTCAATCACGTCTGATTGCCGTGCCCGGCTGTTACCCCACCGCTGTACAGCTCGGATTCCTGCCGTTGCTCGAGGCCGGATTGATTGATCCTGATCGCCTGATTGCCGACTGCAAGTCCGGTGTCACCGGCGCAGGGCGCGGTGCCAAGGTTCCTTCACTGCTGGCCGAAGCCAGTGAGTCAATGAAGGCCTATGGCGCCAGCGGTCATCGCCATCTGCCCGAGATCCGTCAGGGGCTTGCCGATGCTGCCGGTGGGGAAGTGGGGTTGACCTTTGTTCCGCATCTGACGCCGATGATTCGTGGCATACATGCCACCCTCTATGGTCAGCTCAAGGCGGATGCTGGAGACCTCCAGCAACTGTTCGAGGAGCGTTATCGCGACGAGCCCTTCGTTGACGTAATGCCAGTCGGAAGTCACCCGGAGACGCGTAGCGTCAAGGGCGCCAATCTATGTCGCATTGCCGTGCATCGCCCAGCTAACGGCGACACTGTGGTGGTACTGGCGGTGATCGACAATCTGGTCAAGGGTGCCTCGGGCCAGGCCATTCACAACCTCAACCTGATGTTCGGCTTCAACGAAACCGACGGACTCGCCGCCCCCGCCATCATGCCCTGA
- a CDS encoding chloride channel protein: MSRFSLSQFSLDAFRRQLANVDALPQLCVLGAITGLITGSLMVVFRLLLLMGAALMMPNGDPEAFESLSRLTRVLLPLGAVLVIGVLLWRQPLACRKIGVAHVIERLTYHQGRFPLRNWINQWWVGVVSVLGGLSAGREGPAIHLGAAASSGLGELLRLPHNSLRVLVACGTAAGISASFNTPIAGVIFAMEVVMMEYTIVGFMPVILASCMGALVTQLVYGTEPAFAVPELAMGSLFNIYWIAVMAFGIGLLAGVFIHVARSERVASLPLWLRLTMVAIFAAGLAWWYPEVQGIGYDSLSHALFGQLTVQVLLALMLGKLLLTAFTVACGVPVSIIGPVLVIGSAAGALFGLCGVWLWPDKAADPGLFAMIGMAAMMGAVLQAPLAALMALLELTHHPHILLPGMLAVVVSGLTARQLCRCDGFFISVKLHGLHPLQQPLMQALSRVSVPAVMERNLVRTRRRVEYDQARALLEANPVWILIERSSDDKPTLALKAADLARWLLEHDGSEAQSGAVEKSESNRVAADESDEACSMTESTEQNAATDQEAEESPVLLDLLEIPGQRIDLAPIHLQATLSEALTTLNNLKVNGLYVEHGYRPSQKRISGIITRDAIERYYRFSDSSTA; the protein is encoded by the coding sequence TTGTCACGCTTCAGTCTATCGCAGTTCAGTCTCGACGCCTTTCGTCGCCAACTGGCCAACGTGGATGCCTTGCCGCAACTGTGCGTGCTCGGGGCGATTACCGGTCTGATTACCGGCAGCTTGATGGTGGTATTTCGCCTGTTGTTGCTGATGGGAGCGGCACTGATGATGCCCAATGGCGATCCGGAAGCCTTCGAGTCGCTCTCCAGGTTGACCCGAGTGTTGTTGCCGTTGGGTGCCGTGTTGGTGATCGGGGTTCTGTTATGGCGTCAGCCGCTGGCGTGCCGCAAGATCGGGGTGGCGCATGTGATTGAACGTCTCACCTATCATCAGGGACGCTTTCCATTACGTAATTGGATCAACCAGTGGTGGGTCGGTGTGGTCTCGGTGCTCGGCGGTCTATCGGCCGGTCGTGAGGGGCCGGCCATTCACCTTGGGGCTGCGGCGTCCAGTGGCCTGGGCGAGTTATTGCGACTCCCCCACAACAGCTTGCGGGTACTGGTGGCCTGCGGTACGGCGGCAGGCATTTCGGCTTCCTTCAATACGCCGATCGCCGGGGTTATCTTCGCCATGGAAGTGGTGATGATGGAATACACCATTGTCGGCTTCATGCCGGTCATCCTCGCATCCTGCATGGGCGCACTGGTCACCCAACTGGTGTATGGCACGGAACCCGCTTTCGCGGTGCCGGAGTTGGCGATGGGCTCGCTGTTCAATATCTACTGGATTGCGGTGATGGCATTCGGTATCGGCCTGCTGGCGGGTGTCTTCATCCACGTCGCCCGCAGTGAGCGTGTCGCGAGCCTGCCCCTTTGGCTGCGCCTGACAATGGTCGCTATCTTCGCGGCGGGACTCGCCTGGTGGTATCCCGAAGTACAGGGCATCGGCTACGACAGTCTCTCGCATGCGCTATTTGGCCAGCTTACGGTTCAGGTGTTGCTGGCACTGATGCTGGGCAAGTTATTGCTGACGGCTTTTACCGTTGCCTGTGGTGTACCGGTCAGTATCATTGGTCCAGTACTGGTGATTGGCTCGGCCGCGGGGGCGCTGTTCGGTTTGTGTGGCGTGTGGTTGTGGCCTGACAAGGCGGCGGATCCCGGACTCTTCGCCATGATCGGTATGGCGGCGATGATGGGAGCCGTGCTGCAGGCTCCTCTGGCAGCGCTCATGGCCCTGTTGGAGTTGACCCACCACCCGCATATCCTGCTGCCGGGGATGCTGGCGGTGGTGGTTTCGGGATTGACGGCACGGCAGCTGTGTCGTTGTGACGGTTTCTTCATCAGCGTCAAGTTGCATGGCTTGCACCCCCTTCAGCAGCCATTGATGCAGGCACTGTCGCGGGTCTCGGTGCCGGCGGTCATGGAGCGTAATCTGGTGCGAACACGGCGCCGTGTCGAGTACGATCAGGCACGAGCACTGCTCGAGGCCAATCCGGTGTGGATCCTTATCGAGCGTTCTTCCGACGACAAGCCCACTTTGGCATTGAAGGCTGCCGATCTGGCGCGCTGGCTACTCGAGCACGATGGTAGCGAGGCACAAAGTGGTGCCGTCGAGAAGTCGGAGTCTAACAGGGTGGCGGCTGATGAGTCGGACGAGGCATGCTCCATGACAGAATCGACCGAGCAGAATGCCGCTACTGATCAGGAGGCGGAGGAGTCTCCCGTGCTGCTGGATCTGCTGGAGATCCCCGGGCAGCGCATCGATCTGGCACCGATCCACCTGCAGGCAACGCTCAGTGAAGCTCTCACTACCTTGAACAACCTCAAGGTCAATGGACTCTATGTAGAACACGGATATCGACCGAGCCAGAAGCGGATTTCCGGTATCATCACGCGAGACGCCATTGAGCGCTATTATCGCTTTTCTGATTCATCCACAGCCTAG
- the hemJ gene encoding protoporphyrinogen oxidase HemJ yields the protein MYLWIKALHVVAVVTWFAAMFYLPRLFVYHAMALDKDEHTSVETFKVMERKLYRGIMTPSMVAVLVFGGILLWLVPGWFSQGWLHAKLALVVLLVAYHHVCLIYLKQLAEDRCRRSATFFRIFNELPVLALIAIVILVVVKPF from the coding sequence ATGTATCTGTGGATAAAAGCACTGCATGTGGTGGCGGTAGTCACCTGGTTTGCGGCGATGTTCTATCTGCCGCGATTATTCGTCTATCACGCCATGGCGCTCGACAAGGACGAACATACCAGCGTCGAGACCTTCAAGGTCATGGAACGCAAGCTGTATCGGGGTATCATGACACCATCGATGGTGGCGGTTCTGGTCTTCGGTGGCATTCTGCTGTGGCTGGTACCGGGCTGGTTCAGTCAGGGCTGGCTGCACGCCAAGCTGGCACTGGTGGTGCTGTTGGTGGCCTATCATCATGTCTGCCTGATCTATCTCAAGCAGCTGGCCGAGGATCGTTGCCGACGTAGTGCGACCTTTTTTCGCATCTTCAATGAGTTGCCTGTTCTGGCGCTGATTGCCATTGTTATTCTTGTTGTGGTGAAACCATTTTGA
- the thiD gene encoding bifunctional hydroxymethylpyrimidine kinase/phosphomethylpyrimidine kinase yields the protein MNHVSNGWTPNLPGVLVLAGHDPTGGAGIIADAETVAACGGWALTIPTALTVQNLNDVEAIIPVSGDGIRRTAAALEELPIAAIKVGLIADLEALDAVVDVIRRRPGIPVVADPVLRAGGGCELATRELIDAWCERLLPRVDILTPNRQELARLAGDAYRDDTERAVSLMQQGCQALLVTGTDEPLSQVPVDRVAHTLHAPDIDRQWSWSRLSGKYHGSGCTLASALATRLAAGESLVAACEQAQIFTWQALAHGWQPGMGQRLPRRLWRLPTPDFTTDEVGL from the coding sequence TTGAATCATGTCAGTAATGGTTGGACGCCAAACCTGCCTGGTGTGTTGGTATTGGCAGGGCATGACCCCACGGGAGGGGCCGGGATTATCGCTGATGCGGAAACCGTCGCCGCCTGCGGTGGTTGGGCGCTGACCATTCCCACGGCCTTGACGGTGCAGAACCTCAACGATGTCGAAGCGATAATACCGGTATCGGGGGACGGCATTCGCAGGACCGCGGCGGCGCTCGAGGAACTACCGATAGCGGCGATCAAGGTGGGTTTGATTGCTGACCTTGAAGCACTGGATGCGGTAGTTGATGTGATTCGTCGGCGCCCGGGGATTCCCGTGGTGGCAGATCCTGTGCTGCGCGCGGGAGGCGGCTGCGAGCTTGCGACGCGAGAGTTGATCGACGCCTGGTGCGAGCGTTTGTTGCCGCGGGTCGACATTCTGACGCCGAATCGGCAGGAATTGGCGCGACTGGCAGGAGATGCCTATCGTGACGATACCGAGCGGGCTGTCAGTCTGATGCAGCAGGGATGTCAGGCGTTACTGGTGACAGGTACCGACGAACCTCTCAGTCAGGTCCCCGTCGACCGTGTAGCACATACGCTGCATGCCCCGGATATCGATCGTCAGTGGAGCTGGTCACGTCTCAGTGGCAAGTACCATGGGTCTGGTTGCACGCTGGCCTCAGCTCTAGCGACGCGATTGGCGGCAGGGGAGTCTTTGGTCGCGGCCTGTGAGCAGGCGCAGATCTTTACCTGGCAGGCGTTGGCCCACGGTTGGCAGCCGGGGATGGGACAACGTTTGCCGAGACGGCTGTGGCGTTTGCCTACTCCAGACTTCACCACTGACGAGGTCGGGTTATGA
- the hemL gene encoding glutamate-1-semialdehyde 2,1-aminomutase: protein MTTSAELFEQACRHIPGGVNSPVRAFKGLYRPPVFMERAQGAYLFDVEGKRYVDYVGSWGPMITGHADPDVLGAVRERLNNGLSFGTPTAIETTMADLICEIMPSIEMVRMVNSGTEATMSAIRLARGFTGRDKIVKFEGNYHGHSDSLLVKAGSGALTHGEPSSPGVPASLADHTITLSYNDIDEVERCFEEIGSQIACIIVEPVAGNMNCIPPAEGFLKALRHVCDRYQSVLIFDEVMTGFRVAMGGAQAYYGVSPDLTCLGKIVGGGMPVGAFGGRSEIMQELSPIGPVYQAGTLSGNPLAMAAGVALLSKIREPGFHDALAQRVDTLCNGLESRAHEAGIDMITQRAGGMFGVFFTGQRSVENFAQATACDENAFRRFFSAMLEHGVYLAPSAYEAGFMSSAHTPEDLQVTLDAAEHAFAQMTSRV from the coding sequence ATGACAACATCCGCTGAGCTCTTCGAACAGGCTTGTCGACATATACCCGGCGGCGTCAATTCGCCGGTACGGGCGTTCAAGGGGCTCTATCGTCCACCGGTGTTCATGGAACGTGCCCAGGGCGCCTATCTGTTTGATGTGGAAGGCAAGCGATACGTGGACTATGTCGGTTCCTGGGGTCCAATGATCACAGGTCATGCCGATCCGGATGTGCTGGGAGCGGTACGCGAGCGACTCAACAACGGCTTGTCATTCGGGACACCCACTGCCATCGAAACGACCATGGCGGATCTGATCTGCGAGATCATGCCGAGCATCGAAATGGTGCGTATGGTCAACTCCGGCACCGAGGCCACCATGTCAGCAATTCGCCTGGCACGTGGTTTTACCGGTCGTGACAAGATCGTCAAGTTCGAGGGGAATTATCATGGCCACAGCGACTCGCTGCTGGTCAAGGCTGGCTCGGGAGCGCTCACCCATGGTGAGCCCAGTTCACCGGGCGTACCAGCCTCGTTGGCCGATCACACCATTACCTTGTCCTATAACGATATTGATGAGGTCGAGCGGTGTTTCGAGGAAATCGGCAGCCAGATTGCCTGCATCATTGTCGAGCCGGTGGCCGGCAACATGAACTGCATTCCGCCCGCAGAAGGCTTCCTCAAGGCACTGCGCCATGTCTGCGATCGTTATCAGAGTGTGCTGATCTTCGATGAAGTCATGACGGGGTTCCGTGTCGCCATGGGGGGTGCTCAGGCGTACTACGGTGTTAGTCCTGATCTTACCTGTCTGGGCAAGATCGTTGGCGGCGGTATGCCGGTAGGGGCCTTCGGTGGCCGCAGCGAAATAATGCAGGAGCTATCGCCGATTGGCCCGGTGTATCAGGCCGGCACGCTGTCTGGTAATCCGCTGGCGATGGCCGCTGGAGTTGCATTGCTCAGCAAGATTCGCGAACCGGGCTTTCATGATGCCCTGGCACAGCGCGTCGATACCTTGTGTAATGGACTCGAGAGCCGTGCCCATGAGGCAGGGATCGATATGATCACCCAGCGTGCTGGTGGCATGTTCGGGGTGTTCTTTACCGGCCAGCGCAGTGTCGAGAACTTTGCTCAGGCCACGGCCTGTGACGAGAATGCCTTCCGGCGCTTCTTCTCGGCGATGCTGGAACATGGGGTCTACCTGGCGCCTTCTGCCTATGAAGCGGGCTTCATGTCCAGTGCCCATACTCCGGAAGACCTCCAGGTGACGCTGGATGCTGCCGAACACGCCTTTGCCCAAATGACCTCAAGGGTCTGA
- a CDS encoding AAA family ATPase, translating to MTGHDATEQNPILDPFSLDEMLDVLAEFHAEPLALEHELPEPMDLLKQRVEREYNICRSLLTGKEDIQRLEALHDWLDQDMTRLAPIIESRRDRLRPSRWYMEYSDVRLHDNGRLVITQSAAQDPIPFEYPEMSDPGNDIASLRVELELRGEMTLSHQALDGYLRRSADYELARVLSLLQVVESMAGMRRALQRRNARGDNERPALLAETMNSFRRYLALAERHAEFRFPPLIIGVGVSGSGKSRFTRALVGRMGAVRLSSDVQRLALYGLNPQSVEGKPLPDDIYTSEVTAKTYQRLATCAGILLDAGFMVCIDGTFLEHGQRDQLRLQAEARGLPVLLVSFEADEATLRRRISKRALRNDKDESMSLAVLAAQQDAFEDFTDEERLHLVRIDSTAENAAETLASMIEEHIRVL from the coding sequence ATGACAGGCCACGATGCCACTGAGCAGAACCCCATACTGGATCCCTTCAGTCTCGACGAGATGCTGGATGTTCTAGCGGAATTCCATGCTGAACCGCTGGCGCTGGAGCATGAGCTCCCCGAGCCCATGGATCTACTCAAGCAGCGTGTCGAGAGGGAGTACAACATCTGTCGCTCTCTGCTGACGGGCAAGGAGGACATCCAGCGGCTGGAAGCGCTCCATGATTGGCTGGATCAGGACATGACTCGCCTCGCTCCGATCATCGAGTCGCGTCGTGATCGTTTGCGTCCCAGTCGTTGGTATATGGAGTACTCTGACGTGCGGTTGCACGATAATGGCCGCCTGGTCATTACCCAGAGTGCTGCTCAAGATCCGATCCCGTTCGAATATCCGGAGATGTCGGATCCCGGCAATGATATTGCCAGCCTACGTGTTGAACTCGAGTTACGTGGCGAGATGACGCTTTCTCATCAGGCGCTGGATGGTTATTTGCGGCGCAGCGCTGACTATGAATTGGCGCGAGTGTTATCGCTGTTGCAGGTGGTCGAGTCCATGGCAGGAATGCGTCGTGCCCTGCAACGTCGTAATGCCAGGGGTGACAATGAACGACCCGCGCTGCTGGCCGAAACCATGAACAGCTTCCGTCGTTATCTGGCGCTGGCTGAGCGCCATGCGGAGTTCCGTTTCCCGCCCTTGATCATCGGGGTGGGGGTCTCGGGGAGCGGCAAGAGCCGTTTCACACGGGCCCTGGTCGGTCGCATGGGCGCGGTACGCTTGAGCTCGGATGTCCAGCGTCTCGCCCTGTATGGCTTGAATCCACAGTCGGTGGAAGGCAAGCCGCTACCCGATGATATCTATACGAGTGAAGTGACCGCCAAGACCTATCAGCGGCTGGCAACTTGTGCAGGCATTCTGCTCGATGCCGGTTTCATGGTCTGTATTGATGGCACCTTCCTCGAGCATGGCCAGCGTGATCAGTTGCGACTGCAGGCGGAAGCCAGAGGCTTGCCGGTGTTGCTGGTCAGTTTCGAGGCGGATGAGGCTACGCTGCGTCGCCGCATCAGCAAGCGAGCGCTGCGCAATGACAAGGACGAGTCGATGAGTCTTGCAGTGCTGGCCGCGCAGCAGGATGCTTTCGAGGACTTCACCGACGAGGAGCGTTTGCATCTAGTGCGGATCGACAGTACCGCAGAGAATGCAGCCGAGACACTCGCCAGCATGATCGAAGAGCATATCAGAGTGCTGTGA